The proteins below come from a single Dinghuibacter silviterrae genomic window:
- a CDS encoding SusC/RagA family TonB-linked outer membrane protein, whose product MKLTAFLLLTAALHVSATGVSQTLSLHERNIPLSKLFTLIHQQSGYSFIYDAQLLKGVPKVSVHVKNASVEDVLNTCLQGQPLSFVIEDKIITVRQGPLPVPDAPPLPAQTVRGTVLDESGKPLVGATVYLKPGNHGAQTNTDGVFVIGDVPPGAYTLEVSYVGYITDSRLITVNGNTVEVSIALKPGDNVLKDTVVVTALGIRRSARSVAYNVQTLGSNSVNDVKDPSFVNSLAGKVAGATINGSASGIGGSTRVVLRGVKSLTGNNNALYVVDGIPLPNLFTGQPSGLFSGGDGGDGISNFNPDDIESISVLTGAASAALYGSQAANGVILITTKKGIAGKTRVNFNTGFTVYNPLVLPKFQDTYGADAAGAYDSWGPKITQSTGYKPKDFFQTGNNFTNAINVSTGSEKSQTYFSAASAQARGIIPNNDFHRYNFTARNTSSLFNDKLNLDITAMYLSQDQQNVPGQGQYNNPLLPIYLFPPSDTLANIKNYERYDPTRNFKVQYWPYGDLGFEAENPYWIINREQFDAKRERFLGTVALRYNIAKGLNVVGRVKYDNSNDVYTAKLYASTSGFLAGGPDGSYTIGNDNGKQTYADLMANYTTDFSNFNLHLTVGTSILDNKTSGDTIGGPLLTVPNFFSLVNISPANMTIKQTVQQENQTQAVFFSGTLGYKQRLFLDLSARNDWSSGLAFTNHASIFYPSVGLSDILSDEVRLPSFINFAKLRASLSQVGNAPSPYLSNPVYTISGNTLQTYTTEPFTTLKPELTTSFEAGIDLHFIHDQFGLSATYYNANTSNQLFGVSWPAATGFSGYYVNAGKVRNEGVEATLGWYGGRIGALSWSPSIAFSLNRNKILRMLPPFTDPVTGKLTSEDSLVAASSGGYEMVLAKGGTTQDIYANGLEKNANGTYVTDANGLPIVDNTHFTKVGRATPDFNLGFNNVFAYKNFSLSFLIDTRVGGKVVSATQSILDFYGVSKATADARNAGGVMFNGKLLTAESYYKAVAGASGGSTGAMALYAYDATNVRLREVSFGYTFPGKWFSGKVERLKLSVVARNLWMIYNKAPYDPESVASTGTFYQSYDYFNQPSLRNIGINLNVSF is encoded by the coding sequence ATGAAGCTGACTGCATTTTTGTTATTAACAGCCGCATTACACGTCAGTGCCACCGGGGTGTCCCAGACACTTTCCCTTCATGAACGGAACATCCCCTTGTCCAAATTGTTTACCCTTATCCATCAGCAAAGCGGCTATTCGTTTATCTATGACGCGCAGCTCCTCAAGGGCGTGCCAAAGGTGTCCGTACACGTCAAAAACGCGTCCGTGGAGGACGTGCTCAACACTTGTCTGCAAGGGCAACCGCTTTCGTTTGTCATAGAAGACAAGATCATCACGGTCCGGCAGGGGCCGCTCCCCGTGCCGGATGCGCCACCGCTGCCCGCACAAACCGTACGGGGCACGGTACTCGACGAAAGCGGCAAGCCCCTCGTCGGCGCCACGGTCTACCTGAAACCCGGGAACCACGGCGCCCAGACCAATACGGACGGGGTCTTCGTTATCGGAGATGTTCCCCCGGGGGCGTATACGCTGGAGGTGTCTTACGTGGGATATATCACCGATTCGCGGCTGATCACCGTTAATGGTAATACGGTGGAGGTCTCCATCGCGCTGAAACCGGGAGACAACGTGCTCAAGGATACGGTCGTCGTAACGGCCCTGGGTATCCGCCGTTCGGCCCGTTCGGTCGCCTATAATGTCCAGACCCTAGGGTCCAATTCGGTCAACGACGTGAAGGATCCCAGCTTTGTCAACAGCCTTGCGGGTAAAGTCGCCGGCGCGACCATCAACGGGAGTGCGTCCGGTATCGGCGGATCGACCCGCGTCGTCCTGAGGGGTGTGAAATCCCTGACGGGGAACAACAACGCCCTGTATGTCGTGGACGGGATCCCGCTGCCCAATCTTTTCACCGGTCAGCCCAGCGGGCTTTTTAGCGGTGGAGACGGCGGGGACGGTATTTCGAACTTCAACCCCGACGACATCGAAAGCATATCCGTATTGACGGGCGCCGCTTCGGCCGCCCTGTACGGAAGCCAGGCCGCTAACGGCGTGATCCTCATCACCACGAAAAAAGGGATCGCCGGGAAGACCCGGGTTAACTTCAACACCGGGTTTACCGTGTACAACCCGCTTGTGCTGCCCAAATTCCAGGATACCTACGGAGCGGACGCGGCCGGGGCCTACGACAGCTGGGGCCCGAAGATCACCCAGTCCACCGGGTACAAACCCAAGGATTTTTTCCAGACGGGGAATAATTTCACCAACGCGATCAACGTCTCTACCGGCTCCGAGAAAAGCCAGACCTATTTTTCCGCCGCTTCGGCCCAGGCCCGGGGGATCATACCCAACAACGATTTCCACCGGTATAATTTTACCGCCCGCAATACGAGCAGCCTGTTCAACGACAAGCTGAACCTGGACATAACCGCGATGTACCTGTCCCAGGATCAACAGAATGTTCCCGGCCAGGGGCAATACAACAACCCGCTGCTTCCGATCTACCTGTTCCCCCCCTCCGATACGCTGGCGAACATCAAAAACTACGAGCGCTACGATCCTACCCGCAACTTTAAAGTCCAGTACTGGCCTTACGGGGACTTGGGTTTTGAAGCGGAGAATCCCTATTGGATCATCAACCGGGAACAGTTCGACGCCAAACGGGAGCGTTTCCTGGGGACCGTGGCCTTGCGGTACAATATTGCCAAAGGGTTGAATGTCGTTGGGCGGGTCAAGTACGACAACTCGAACGACGTCTATACGGCAAAGCTCTACGCGTCCACCTCGGGTTTTCTAGCCGGTGGTCCCGACGGTTCCTATACGATTGGGAATGACAACGGCAAGCAGACCTACGCGGACCTCATGGCCAACTATACCACCGATTTCTCCAACTTTAACCTGCACCTGACGGTCGGTACCAGCATCCTGGACAACAAAACCAGCGGTGACACCATCGGGGGGCCGCTCCTGACCGTGCCCAACTTTTTCTCCCTGGTCAACATCAGCCCGGCCAACATGACCATCAAGCAGACCGTGCAGCAGGAAAACCAGACCCAGGCGGTATTTTTTAGCGGTACCCTGGGCTATAAGCAACGCCTCTTCCTGGATCTTTCCGCCCGGAACGACTGGTCCTCCGGTCTGGCGTTCACCAACCATGCGTCCATCTTTTATCCTTCCGTGGGTTTGTCGGACATCCTGTCGGATGAGGTCCGGCTCCCGTCCTTTATCAATTTTGCCAAGCTGAGGGCTTCGCTCAGCCAGGTGGGCAACGCGCCCTCGCCTTACCTCTCCAACCCTGTCTATACCATCAGCGGGAATACCCTGCAAACCTATACGACGGAACCTTTTACCACCCTCAAACCCGAGCTGACCACCTCCTTTGAAGCCGGAATCGACCTCCACTTCATCCATGACCAGTTTGGTTTGAGCGCCACCTATTACAACGCCAACACCAGCAACCAACTGTTTGGCGTGAGCTGGCCCGCGGCCACCGGTTTCAGCGGCTATTATGTCAATGCCGGGAAGGTGCGCAACGAGGGCGTGGAAGCCACCCTGGGCTGGTACGGTGGAAGGATCGGCGCCCTGAGCTGGTCGCCCAGCATCGCCTTCTCCCTCAACCGGAATAAGATCTTACGGATGCTGCCGCCGTTTACCGATCCCGTGACCGGCAAGCTCACTTCGGAGGACAGCCTGGTGGCTGCCAGCTCCGGTGGTTACGAGATGGTCCTCGCCAAGGGCGGGACGACCCAGGACATCTATGCGAACGGCCTGGAAAAAAATGCCAACGGCACGTACGTCACGGATGCCAATGGTCTTCCGATCGTGGACAACACGCACTTCACCAAGGTGGGACGCGCCACGCCGGACTTCAACCTGGGCTTCAACAACGTGTTTGCCTACAAGAATTTCAGCCTGAGTTTCCTGATCGATACCCGCGTGGGGGGTAAAGTGGTTTCCGCGACCCAGTCGATCCTGGACTTCTATGGCGTGTCCAAGGCCACCGCCGACGCAAGGAATGCGGGTGGCGTCATGTTCAACGGCAAACTGCTGACCGCCGAATCCTATTACAAGGCGGTGGCCGGTGCTTCGGGCGGATCAACCGGTGCCATGGCGTTGTATGCCTATGATGCCACCAACGTCCGGCTCAGGGAGGTCTCCTTCGGGTATACGTTCCCCGGAAAGTGGTTTTCAGGCAAGGTGGAAAGGCTCAAGCTGTCCGTCGTAGCCCGGAACCTTTGGATGATCTACAACAAGGCCCCCTATGATCCTGAATCCGTGGCGTCCACCGGGACCTTCTACCAGAGCTATGACTATTTCAACCAGCCCAGCCTCCGGAACATTGGCATCAACCTAAACGTGTCCTTCTAA